A single genomic interval of Zunongwangia sp. HGR-M22 harbors:
- a CDS encoding ferredoxin--NADP reductase, which yields MSTFHKLKIKEVIRETAQAVSLSFEIPAELKEEFKFKAGQYITIKADVEGKELRRAYSLCSAPNSDEFKVTVKEVEGGKFSVLANNSLKAGDTLEVHPPEGKFILEPSEASRTYAAFAAGSGITPILSIIKTVLNNESHSRFILTYGNKSPEDTIFFKELLELQAAYPDRLFVEFVFSRTREENSHFGRIETSTVNFVMKNKFKDHPFDAVYLCGPEEMINHVSEVLTNNDIAEENIYYELFTSNDTGEVEANLEGQSQITILVDDEETSFVMNQNDIILDAALEHDLDVPYSCQGGICSSCIARITEGKAEMRKNQILTDDEIEEGLILTCQAHPLTPSIKVDYDDV from the coding sequence ATTCAAGGCAGGGCAATATATTACTATTAAAGCAGATGTAGAAGGCAAAGAATTACGTAGAGCATATTCGCTTTGTTCTGCCCCTAATTCCGACGAATTTAAAGTTACAGTAAAAGAAGTTGAGGGTGGTAAATTCTCTGTATTAGCCAACAATAGCTTAAAAGCAGGTGATACTTTAGAAGTTCATCCGCCCGAAGGAAAATTTATTTTAGAACCTTCTGAAGCTTCAAGAACCTATGCGGCTTTTGCTGCTGGAAGTGGAATTACGCCAATATTATCGATTATAAAGACAGTTCTTAATAACGAAAGCCATAGCCGTTTTATTCTTACCTACGGAAATAAATCTCCAGAAGATACCATTTTCTTTAAAGAACTTTTAGAGTTACAAGCAGCCTATCCAGATCGTTTATTTGTAGAATTTGTCTTTAGTCGAACCCGAGAAGAAAATTCTCATTTTGGCCGTATCGAAACAAGTACGGTTAATTTTGTAATGAAAAATAAATTTAAAGATCATCCTTTTGATGCGGTGTATTTATGCGGTCCAGAAGAAATGATTAATCATGTTAGCGAAGTACTAACCAATAATGATATTGCTGAAGAAAATATTTATTACGAGTTATTTACCAGTAATGATACCGGAGAGGTAGAAGCCAACCTAGAAGGACAGTCACAAATCACTATTTTAGTGGATGATGAGGAAACAAGTTTTGTGATGAATCAAAACGATATTATTCTGGATGCTGCTTTAGAACACGATCTTGATGTTCCTTATTCTTGCCAGGGTGGAATTTGCAGTAGCTGTATTGCCAGAATTACTGAAGGTAAAGCTGAAATGCGTAAAAATCAGATTCTAACCGACGATGAAATTGAAGAAGGCCTAATTTTAACCTGCCAGGCACATCCGCTTACTCCATCTATTAAGGTCGATTACGATGATGTTTAA